In Quadrisphaera sp. RL12-1S, a single genomic region encodes these proteins:
- a CDS encoding DUF6458 family protein, translating into MGLGTGIFLLVAGAVLAFAVRDGVSAVDLTAVGWICMGAGALSLVLVLATGRRRGRVTSTTYVERHDGVPPGA; encoded by the coding sequence ATGGGACTCGGAACGGGCATCTTCCTGCTGGTCGCCGGCGCGGTCCTCGCCTTCGCGGTGCGTGACGGCGTCAGCGCCGTGGACCTCACCGCCGTCGGCTGGATCTGCATGGGCGCGGGCGCGCTGTCGCTGGTCCTGGTCCTCGCGACGGGCCGGCGCCGGGGCCGCGTCACCAGCACCACCTACGTCGAGCGCCACGACGGCGTGCCGCCGGGCGCCTGA
- a CDS encoding helix-turn-helix domain-containing protein, with translation MTDGPNKPSGSGGAPIAAIAAALRQHRQRSGLSMGDLATRAGVAKSTLSQLESGSANPSVETLWSLATALGVPFSALVDPPAPAVRVLRAGEGPTLAAESAHFRATLLAASTPGVSFDVYRITAEPGAPRNSEPHATGTVEHLVIATGRALAGILDDPVELAPGDYVAYPADLPHTFHPLEPDTTAVMVSQYR, from the coding sequence ATGACCGACGGACCGAACAAGCCGTCGGGCTCGGGAGGCGCACCGATCGCGGCCATCGCCGCGGCGCTGCGCCAGCACCGCCAGCGCTCGGGCCTGTCCATGGGGGACCTCGCCACCCGCGCCGGCGTGGCGAAGTCGACGCTGTCCCAGCTGGAGTCGGGGTCGGCCAACCCGAGCGTGGAGACCCTGTGGTCGCTCGCGACGGCGCTCGGCGTGCCGTTCTCCGCCCTCGTGGACCCGCCCGCCCCCGCCGTGCGGGTCCTGCGGGCCGGGGAGGGGCCGACGCTCGCGGCCGAGAGCGCGCACTTCCGCGCCACGCTGCTGGCGGCGAGCACGCCGGGGGTCAGCTTCGACGTGTACCGCATCACGGCTGAGCCGGGCGCTCCCCGCAACTCCGAGCCGCACGCCACCGGAACGGTGGAGCACCTGGTCATCGCCACCGGGCGCGCGCTCGCGGGGATCCTCGACGACCCCGTGGAGCTGGCGCCCGGCGACTACGTCGCCTACCCGGCCGACCTGCCGCACACCTTCCACCCGCTCGAGCCGGACACCACGGCGGTGATGGTCAGCCAGTACCGCTGA
- a CDS encoding DNA polymerase domain-containing protein — MAAKAAAEELDVDGVAVRFTSPDKVVFPALGADGGTKRHLVEYYRAVAQRGEDGELGPLVRALLDRPTYVQRFPDGVDGEEVYQKRVPPHAPSYVRTTRVTFPSGRHADAMRVDAAAPLVWAAQMSTVTFHPWPTRARDDDPDAVEHPDELRIDLDPQPGTGFAEARAVALDVVQPLLADLGYTGFPKTSGGRGVHVYVRIEPRWEIKQVRTAAIAFAREVERRAGGRVTTAWWKEQRTSAIFVDYNQNARDHTIASAYSVRRTPRATVSTPVTWAELADVEPDDLTMATVPALLARRGDPMRALDDAAHDLTPLLEMSERDAAAGEGEMPFPPNHPKQDGEPKRVQPSRDRARPGGPEDPSRS; from the coding sequence GTGGCAGCCAAGGCAGCGGCGGAAGAGCTCGACGTCGACGGCGTCGCCGTCAGGTTCACCAGCCCCGACAAGGTCGTCTTCCCGGCGCTCGGCGCCGACGGCGGCACCAAGCGGCACCTCGTGGAGTACTACCGCGCCGTCGCGCAGCGCGGCGAGGACGGCGAGCTCGGCCCGCTGGTGCGCGCCCTGCTCGACAGGCCCACCTACGTGCAGCGCTTCCCCGACGGGGTCGACGGCGAGGAGGTCTACCAGAAGCGCGTCCCGCCGCACGCGCCGTCGTACGTGCGCACCACGCGGGTCACCTTCCCCTCCGGCCGTCACGCCGACGCCATGCGCGTCGACGCCGCCGCCCCCCTGGTCTGGGCCGCGCAGATGTCCACGGTGACGTTCCACCCCTGGCCGACCAGGGCTCGCGACGACGACCCCGACGCGGTCGAGCACCCCGACGAGCTGCGCATCGACCTCGACCCGCAGCCGGGCACCGGCTTCGCCGAGGCCCGCGCCGTCGCCCTGGACGTCGTCCAGCCGCTCCTGGCGGACCTCGGGTACACCGGGTTCCCCAAGACCTCCGGCGGTCGCGGCGTGCACGTCTACGTGCGCATCGAGCCGCGCTGGGAGATCAAGCAGGTCAGGACGGCGGCCATCGCCTTCGCCCGCGAGGTGGAGCGGCGAGCCGGCGGCCGCGTCACCACCGCGTGGTGGAAGGAGCAGCGGACCAGCGCGATCTTCGTCGACTACAACCAGAACGCCCGCGACCACACCATCGCCTCGGCCTACTCGGTGCGCCGCACGCCGCGCGCCACCGTCTCCACCCCGGTGACGTGGGCGGAGCTGGCGGACGTCGAGCCAGACGACCTCACCATGGCCACGGTCCCCGCGCTGCTCGCCCGCCGCGGCGACCCGATGCGGGCCCTCGACGACGCCGCCCACGACCTCACTCCGCTGCTGGAGATGTCCGAGCGCGACGCTGCCGCCGGCGAGGGCGAGATGCCGTTCCCGCCCAACCACCCCAAGCAGGACGGCGAGCCCAAGCGGGTCCAGCCCAGCCGCGACCGCGCCCGCCCCGGCGGTCCCGAGGACCCCTCCCGGAGCTGA
- a CDS encoding AzlD domain-containing protein, whose amino-acid sequence MTWGPEHWVGLGLLAAATFALRLLGPWLAARVGGGARAESTDALLAGLAVAVLAGLVVTQALFDGREPAGWARPLGVVVAGVLVWRRAPFLLVALAAAATTALLRLLGLP is encoded by the coding sequence ATGACCTGGGGACCTGAGCACTGGGTGGGCCTGGGGCTGCTGGCGGCCGCCACCTTCGCCCTGCGGCTGCTCGGCCCGTGGCTGGCCGCCCGCGTCGGCGGCGGCGCTCGTGCGGAGAGCACGGACGCGCTGCTCGCCGGGCTGGCCGTCGCGGTGCTGGCCGGCCTGGTGGTCACCCAGGCCCTCTTCGACGGGCGCGAGCCGGCCGGCTGGGCGCGCCCGCTCGGCGTCGTCGTCGCCGGGGTCCTCGTGTGGCGGCGGGCGCCGTTCCTGCTGGTGGCGCTCGCGGCCGCCGCCACCACGGCGCTGCTGCGCCTGCTCGGCCTCCCCTGA
- a CDS encoding AzlC family ABC transporter permease yields the protein MRSPHRTDGLAGRISPRLRDVDRTLLRDVLLVCAADGVVGLSFGAVAVASGTPLWVPVLLSVVVFAGASQFVFVALVTGGTSPLVAALTGVVLNARMVPLGMGVADVVPRSGWRRLVAAHLLTDESAAFTLPRRDAGERRAAFWLTGVVLFVLWNLGVVVGAVLGGTVLAAVDPRTLGLDAAFPAVLLALLVPALRTAADRRTALTGAVVAVAAVPLLPAGLPAVAAVLGVLAGRSRRRGEQGSVR from the coding sequence GTGCGTTCGCCACACCGAACAGACGGTCTCGCAGGCCGGATCTCTCCCCGGCTCCGGGACGTCGACAGGACGCTCCTGCGCGACGTCCTGCTGGTCTGCGCCGCCGACGGCGTGGTCGGTCTGTCGTTCGGCGCGGTCGCCGTCGCCTCGGGCACGCCGCTGTGGGTGCCGGTGCTGCTCTCGGTGGTCGTCTTCGCCGGGGCCAGCCAGTTCGTCTTCGTCGCGCTGGTCACCGGGGGCACGTCACCGCTGGTCGCCGCGCTGACCGGCGTGGTGCTCAACGCCCGCATGGTGCCGCTGGGCATGGGCGTGGCCGACGTCGTCCCCCGCTCCGGCTGGCGGCGCCTCGTGGCCGCGCACCTGCTCACCGACGAGTCCGCCGCCTTCACCCTCCCGCGCCGGGACGCCGGCGAGCGCCGCGCGGCGTTCTGGCTGACCGGCGTGGTCCTGTTCGTGCTGTGGAACCTCGGCGTGGTCGTGGGGGCCGTGCTCGGCGGGACGGTGCTGGCCGCGGTCGATCCCCGCACCCTCGGGCTGGACGCCGCCTTCCCCGCGGTGCTCCTGGCGCTGTTGGTGCCGGCGCTGCGCACCGCTGCCGACCGGCGCACCGCGCTCACCGGCGCCGTCGTCGCGGTGGCCGCGGTGCCGCTCCTCCCGGCCGGCCTGCCCGCGGTGGCCGCCGTGCTCGGGGTGCTCGCGGGTCGGTCCCGCCGCCGCGGCGAGCAGGGGAGCGTGCGATGA